The window aggcaggtggacatctgagttcaaggccagcctgctctatagagagagttcccaaacatccagggctacacagaaacctcAGCCCTCCCtacctctcaaaaaaaaaaaaaaaaaaaaaaacaacaaacaaacaaaaaacaacaaaaacccaaagttCACTAGGAAGTCAGCAAGCCGAGAATCTAGTTGTTTCATAGACACAGAAGGAGCGCCACTTTGGGAGTGGACCGCTGCTGACCTGGAAGGCCAAGGGCCAAGGCAGTGAGCATGCTCCCAGGGACACAAATTAGCAGCTGGGAAACCCAGGCTCACAAATAGGCCACCCCACGGAGGCGGAGGCATAGACCTAATGTTTGCTCCCCTCCTGACCCTGACCCACACCTACTCCAACTGGGATCTTTTGAAACATCTGGACGAGAGGCCTTTTTGTGGTGAGGGGCACATATGACCTCTAGGGGATCCATGAACACTTTTAGTGTTAGGAGACACGCTGTGACTAAGACCTTCTCTGGTGGCCTTCACCATCCACCCACAGAGGCTTGGGTCGGGCTTGGGGGACAGTGGGCAGCGGACCCTGCCTGCTTTCCCCTCGATTTTGGTGGTTACCACCCCCAGTTCCTGCAGAGACATCTCATGCGTGATGCCATCTGTGTCCGCGCCTGGAAACGCCACGGGACTGGGGCTATAGGCTTGGCAGCAGGGATCACTTAATTGAGGATTAAGGATTAATTAGGATCTGCAAATGGGTGGTGCTGAGGCTGCTGAAGCCAGCCTTGGCACCTCAGAGTGCAGATTCCAGGCTGCTGCTTGGGGAACTGGGGTGCCTGCATGCTCCGCTGAGACCACCTTGTGAGGACCAGTGTGCTCCCAACGCCTtggtactttattttatttattgtatgtgtgagtgagagGTCGGCAGCCAATGTCTTCCCCAATCACACTCCTCCTCCTCAATATTATTAACAATTTAGACTCTATGTGATCCTGCCttagaactccctatgtagaccaggctggcctcaaactcacagagattttcctgccccagtctcctaagtgctgggattaaaggcttgtgccaccatgcctggctctctcAGTGAATTTGGAGCCCCTGTTTTGGTAGGCTGGCTGGGATTAttggtgtgcacccccacacccacTGCTCTTCTGctgctttttgagtcagggtttcactatagctgaggctagcctcaaactcttgaccttcctacctcagcctcctgagtgctggttatAGGTGTATGtcactgcctcctgcctctgcctgaatCTTGATCTTGGACTTCTCAGTTTCTCGACCTGAGAGtgttaaattaaaatgtctctACAAACCAGGTtgctgtggcacacatctttaatcccatcactcaggaggcagaggcaggtggatctctgtgagttcgaggccaacctgatctacaagagctagttccagtcaagtccaaatggatcaaagacctcaatataaagtcagctacactgaaccttatagaagagaaagtgggaagtacacgtgaacgcattggcacagggaaccacttcctaaatataaccccagaagcacagacactgagagaaacaattaataaatgggacctcctgaaactgaaaaacttctgtaaagcaaagggcatggtcaacaagacaaaacgacagcctacagaatgggaaaagatctttactaaccccacatcagacagaggtctgatctccaaactatacaaagaactcaagaaattggacaccaaaagatcacacaatccaataaaaaaaaaatggagtacagacctaaacagagaactctcaacagaggaatctaaaatgcctgaaagacacttaaggaaatgttcaacatccttagtaatcagagaaatgcaaatcaaaacaactctgagataccatcttacacctgtaagaatggccaagatcaaaatcactgatgacaacttatgctggagaggttgtggggaaaagggaacacttctgcattgctagtgggaatgcaagcttgtacaacccctttggatgccagtgtggtgatttctcagaaaattagaaaacaaccttcctcaagacccagtaataccacttttgggtatatacccaaaggatgctcaattgtgccacaaggacatgtgttcaactatgttcatagcagctttgtttatcatagccagaacctggaaacaacctaaataaatgcccctcgatcgaagaatggataagaaaaatgtggtacatttacacaatggagtactacacagcagaaaaaaataacaacagcttgaattttgcaggaaaatggatggaactagaaaatattattttgagtgaggtaacccagacacagaaagacatgtactcactcataggtggtttttaaacataaatcaaagaaaaccagcctacaaaccacaatcccagagaacttagacaacaatgtggacactaagagagactcacataaatctaatctacataggaagtagaaaaagacaagggtttctctgtgtagccctggctgtcctgaaactcacattatagaccagactggccttgaactcacagagatccacctgcctctatctcctaagtgctgggtttaaaagtgtgtgccactaacACTAGGCCCAGTTTTATTCTCTAAAGTCAATTTTTAGTAATTGTATATtaaaggaaaccctgtctcagaaaacaaacaaacaaacaaaaaaaactaaccaatcaaacaacaacaaaaacacccaaaaaacaaaaatggcatTGGACGGAGACCTACAGCTTCCCAGCATCCAAGAGCTGTGAGGGCTCCTTGTGTGGAGATCTGAGTGTCTAGTAGAGTGAAGATTTAGTTTAGGGATACTAGTAAAGGAAAGGACAGCTAGTTAGGGCAGGAAGGTCCTGATTCCTGCTAGGAAGGACCTATGCTTTATGCTGACCTAAAAGACCCCCCCAACCCAGACTGTCCATTAGATGGGCCTTGAATTGGGCAGGGCTGACCAGTCCTATTCCCTTCCCACTGTGttcaggaagttcaaggccagcgtggttacaaaacaagttccaggacagccagggctatctcagaaaacaaaaacaatcaaaacaacaaaaaaaaagaagtcctagCTATCAGACAGAGGTACAGAGTGGGAGGCTTCTGCTAGCTACCATCCTCCTGGATGCTCCTCCCAGGCTCTGGCAGTAATATATACATGACAGAACTGGGAGAAGGGCTCTGTCCTGGGCATCTTCAAGCACAGAACTCAGAAGCACtggtgtatacatgtacatgtgtgtgtgtgcgcacatgcatgtgttcctctctgtgtgtagtttttgtttttgcttttgagataaagtctccttaggtagccctagctggcctggaactcactttgtagaccagtctgggctcaaactcagagactcatctgcctctgtctcctgagagctggattgaaggtgtgcaccaccatgcctagctcagcGATACCTTTTATCACTTCCTTTGGACTGGATCCAGGatccagagaggaagaagaggggatcTCCATACCCTCTGAACTCACAATTGAGGTAACCTGTGGTTAGAAGGCCAGCTCCAGGGGTTGATTTTTGGGGTCACATGCCAGACCTCCAGGATAAGCAAGTAGGAAAAACTCTTTCTCCACAAGCTGGAAAATGCTTTATTGTCAGAGAACCAGGGAGAGCTAAGGGTGGTGACAGGAGAGGGCACTATGCccaggcaggggtgggaggaggcacACAGTCTGATTCGTAATGAGTTTCCAGGAATACATGGGATCCTCTGCGGCTCAGCATCTGCGGTCCTCCAGGCTGGTCCACTCCAGCTTCTATACAAGCTCACCGAGACATCATCCGGACAAATTCTGCCAGGACAAGGGCAAGGTTTCAGGACTGCCCTCCTGACCCCATTAGGGTTGGCAGATCTGCCTGCTCAAGAGTGGGCTAGAGTGGGCTTGAGGAGACCTTCAAGGGCATCTGAGAACCAGGAGAAGGGGGCCTCAACTGCCCAGATTACAATCTTGGCTCTCCCTATTTCCTTATCCTAAGTAAGCACTTTAGCTATCCTGAGAACTGACACAGATTTCTTCTCTCGCCAGCAGGGAGTATAATAGCCCTGCCTCCTTGATCCTCTAATGTTTAACCCCGGGTCTGTTTAGATCAGAGTTTCTCAACTTTCCTGACACTGGggccctttaatacaattccttatgttgtggtgaccccgaccataaaattatttccattgttactaattttgctattattatgaatcctaatataaatatctgatatgcaaccccaaaggggtcaggGCCCACAAGTCAAGAACTGCTGGTTTCGAATCTTGAGGGCATACTCAGCTAAACAGGGGAGGTGTTACCTTCGAAGTcaaccaagccatctccattgagatcgatgtcttggagtatctcaTCTACCTCCCTCTGGCTGAGGCGTTCCCCCAGCAGAGCCTTGAGGGCTGCCCGCAGCTCCCCCACGCTGATGCAACCATCTCCATTGGTGTCAAACTGTGGCAGCATCGATGGTGGCATGGGGTCACTGACTGAGTCCCACATCCCCTCAGCCCTTCACTCCTGCAATCTCACAGTCTCAcccaccctccacccctcccacccGGCGCACCTCCCGGAAGGCATCTCGAAGCTCCCTCACGCCAATCATATCCGCAGTCTCTGCCAACAGCTTGGGACCCATGAGCTCCACAAAATCTTCAAAATCCACCTTCCCACCACCTGAGGGTGCATTCATCCATGAAAGACCCTGGCCTAGCACCTCACCTGCCTTCCCCAGCCCACTGCCTTCCCTCTGGCCCCTAGTCCCTTCCTTCATGGCACTGGATGGGCTCTCATCCCTGGGTACCAGAGGCTTCGTCATCTGCAGCTACTGGTGAGAATCATCCTCAAGCAGGCTCTTAAGACTCACTGTTCTTTCTTGAGCCTGCTCTGGACAAAGACTtcacctctctgagcttcagtcaCTATTGGTCGGGGGATGAAGGAGGGGGGTCGTGTGTCATCCTCGCCAATCTCCTAGTAGATTCTTAGGAGGCAGCTCTCCTTTAAAGACAGTTATGTCCTGTGCTCTTGGGACAGCGCATGCAGCTACCTCAGGGTCTGGGCCGGGGCTGAagtgcgggggtggggtgggtctgAGGCACGGGCTGAGGCACGTACTGATCTGCTGTGATATTTCAATGAGCTCCATCTCTGTAGGCATGTAGCCCAGCGTCCGCATGCAGGCACCCAGCTCCCGGTAGCCGATGTAGCCATCCCGGTCTCTGTCAAACTCCTGGAAGGCGACCTGCAGCTCTGCCGGGCAGAGTGAGCTTAGTCCTTTCCAAAACTCTCCCTGGCTGCCAGCTGGGACCAGCCCATCTGTCCCCTTTGTTCCAGTCCCTTCTTGCTCTTAAGCCTCAGTTCCTATTTGCTGTCTTAGGGCTTTTGCACATATGGTCTTAAAATTCTGTTCTCCTGGAATGTTTGGGAAGCATCTACTATGTTTCAATTTCTGCTCTAGGTGAttaaaaagagaagggagagggggaggggaggaaagctAGAAAAGCTATGAGCTCAAGGAGATTCCATTCTTCCCTCCTCGGCTTCCGTGTCACCGACTCCAGGGAGGCTTCTCTGCTCATTTCTTCCTCTCCAGACCCACACAGCTGCCACTGTAGCTATCTCCAGAAGGCGGGACCTTATCTATTGGTTAGCAGTGCTTCCTGGTTCTCAATGAGGGGTCAGGCCCACAGTGGGCAGCCAGGAAGTTGCCAGGCAGATGGACAAATACGAAAGAGGCCCTTGACCAGGGTGGTCACTGAGACCAAGGGTTTGGCAGCTGAAGAAGGGAGGGTTTGCCATCCCTCCCTGCTCAGTCTCACCCCATAACCTTCTTACCCTTCCTGGACTCTGCAGAGGCCCCCAGCCCCAAACCTCCTCTTCTAATCTCCATCCATACCCCACCTCGACTAGCCCCTCCTTGAACTCTTTACCTTCGATCTCCTCTGGTCTCAGCTCCCGGTCCTGCAGGCACAGATGGCTTAGGGATTTCTTGGCACACCCAGGCCTCAgcactttccttctgtttcttgggGTTCGTCATCCAGCCCACACCACAGCATACCCAGGACCTGTGACTAATTCTGCCCAGTCCTGCTCACCTGCCTGGGTGTCTTGGGGTTCTCTTTTCCTGTAACCTGCCAGGGGACCCTCAGAACCCCTGTTCTCACACTGTCTTTTGAGGTACATAGCTCCTTTTGACAGAGGTAGATCCCAGGGTCAGACAGAACCTCATACACAACCCAGCTGTCCTCAATGTCACTGCAAGTCTGCTTTGCCTACTGTCCCTCTCCTGAGAACCCTGCCACCTCCAGCCATCTTCCCTTGGAAGtacttacttttctgtttttgtaggCGTAACCCTGGTCTTGCTAAAagcaagtgctctgtcactgGGCTGCACCCCCAACCCTTGGGTGGTTGTTTCTCTGGGTCCCTACCCACCCCCCATGCCTGGTATGGATCTAGGGGCTCCCTGAACTCTTAACTTGTTCTGGAGCTACCACTCTGGCCCCAACCCCGGGGTTGTGTGTCTATCCTCCGAcgtcctctcctgcctctccctcctattCAGGGAGCGATGAGGCGAAGGGACCGGGGCAGCAGGCTGGCGGAGGAGGCAGAGTAGTGACTGTACATACGAGCTGGGTGGCGGCGATGCTGGGTCGAAGGAAGATGCAGGCTGGCCCCACCAGACTGCCAAGCACTGAGTAGCCCTGGGTGCCCTCCTGCTCCTCAGCTCTGGGGCTAGGGCCAGGACTGGGGCTCCCTAGGGGGGCTCCAGGCCACTGCCAGTGTTCCTGTGGCAAATTCAGCCATAAGCCAAAGCAATGCCACCCCCACCCTCCTCAGCCCCTCTCCAGCTCCGTTCTCTGGAGCTCAGCCCCTGGCAGAGGGGGCGGGGCCTCTGAGTACACAAACCCCATTAACTCTCTAGGCTGGAAAGGTTCACCCCTAAGAGGTGAGGGCCTCTCCCAGGTCCTTGAGGAAACCTTAGCCTGTGGCCTCTAACCCTGGTCACCCTGGCCAAGGCTGAGAGAGTAGGGCCTGCCCAGAATGGGCAGCTGGTCTATTAACTTAGCAGGGGAGTCCCAGCCAAGATCGGAGGGGCTGTTTGTCGAGGAAAACATCTCCTTGAAGAAAAGCGTACAGACGTCCATCTCCCCTGGAGCCCGCGGACTCTCTAATCCAGCCCAGCACTCCTAGGTCTCTAGCTACTTGCCTGCCCAACACATGGGGCCACCCAGATTTCTGGCCTTAGGTTTTCCCTTCATCTTCCTACCTTAGGCCCCCGGCGCCAGGGCCGCTTGGCACAGTTCCCCATGGGTCCCTGAACCATGCCAGGCTCTGAGTCCTGGGAGGATGCTGTGGATTCTGCCAGCCTCCTGCTGTTTCCAGGGACAGCCTGGGAGCACTGGAGAGGATTTTCCTGGGGTTTTGTGGGCAAGATCAGGGGCGGGTGGGCAGGCGGGGGGCCCTGGGCCCGGGGTTTGGGCCCTAATCCAATCCCGGATTATCTCAGAGAATCTCTGCAAGTAGGGGAGTACTCAGAGTCAAGGCCCCCTGGAAGGCACAGCCTCCCAGAACTTCCTCAGGAGGGTCTTCTGAACACGGCCCCTAGCCATTCTCCTCTTAGCCTTGCACTAATCTCCCCAATCAGCACCTTCAGAAGCAGGCTTGGATCCCCACAGAAGGAGCTGGCACCCCATGCCTGGGTCAGCTGGAGCCCAACTCTCTCTGGCAATTGGGGACTGGAAGATGAAGTCTTCGGAGAGAGAGCCTACCCGCTTTTACCTTTGGCCGGTCTGAAGTCTGCagccaagaccctgtctccattcAGGGCTCTTTCACCCTGTGATTGGACCCGTGCTCCATACCTTACATAAAGGATCACTCTGGGTACTGGATCCCTTCGTATCCACAGAGATAGGTTCCTAGCTTCTTCTCATCCCTCTGATCACCTGTATGTGGACTTGGCCCTGGGGCTGTCTTATATCCAGCTGGGATGTGGGCTCCCCTAAAGGACAGTTCCTGCCCCTTACCTGCCCATAGGCAGCCTGCACCTGGGCCTCCAGCTCACGGAGGAGGGCCCGCCTGCGGGTAGTGGGGTTGGCTAGGTCCTGGCTGGGTCCTGGAGTGTTTGTGGATGGGATGGAGTCCCCTCCAGGGAGGCTGTCATCTGCTGGGCCCTCAGGCAGGGCCATGGCCCTGGGTGTAGCACCTTTTCTGTTCCTGCTGGGGCTGGTTGACCTGCAGGAAGGAAGCTCAGAGAGAGGTGTGGATACAGTTTCCCTTTTGGTTCTGGGGATTAGTACAGTCCAACTCTCCTAAAGTCACTATCTTCTTCCATTGCCCCTCACATAGCCCATCTCTGAaatcttcatcttcctcctatACCACTTTCCGGCCTTCCAGACTGCACCCTAGGTCTCCTTGCTGACCCAGGTGGCTAGGCTCCCAAGTTGATGGGCCTCCTTCAGCCCCCATGTCCTGCTGGCACATCTCTGGCTGGTGGTCTGAGCATGCTCCGTATCCTGCTCATTCTCCATCTGCTCTGTCTTGGTCTAGCACTGTTCCCATGACCCTCTGGCCCTCTCTCTGTGCCTTGACCTTTCTCCGATCCCCTCAGCCCCCCATCCACTCTCCTCAGCCCCTATCTGCTCCCCTCAGTCCCTTTCATTGATGCTCAGAGGCTCTTTCTCACCTTGCTTTGTCTGTCTGCCCTTCCTATTCTTTTACTCCAAGATTCTGGAAAAGCATGCCACCTGCTTCGCCCTCCCCACCTGGAGCCCCAGGACACCTCTGTttcagcctctgtctccccactTCTCCAGTGACCTTCAAGTTCCTCTCAAGGAACAAGGGTGGAGGTGCCACAAAACCCCTTTCCCCTTGCCACACCCCAGCCACTCACCACGCAGCTGCCTATGCCTCACTTCCAGAATGAGGTCAGCTGTGGCCTGCTGGCCTGCTGCAGGCCCCTCATGATTTATTCACCTGCCCTCTGCACCAGCCTTTGTCCTAGGGAACCAGATCCCACACCATGTCTGCCATCTGAGCTGGCGACTCTATCATCCACTCACCGACTCGCAAAAGAGAGAGGCTGGGCCTCTAGGTCACTGAGTAGAGTGATTGTCTAGCATGTAGAAAGACCCTGGCCTCAATCC of the Chionomys nivalis chromosome 8, mChiNiv1.1, whole genome shotgun sequence genome contains:
- the Cabp2 gene encoding calcium-binding protein 2 isoform X3; the encoded protein is MVQGPMGNCAKRPWRRGPKDRELRPEEIEELQVAFQEFDRDRDGYIGYRELGACMRTLGYMPTEMELIEISQQISGGKVDFEDFVELMGPKLLAETADMIGVRELRDAFREFDTNGDGCISVGELRAALKALLGERLSQREVDEILQDIDLNGDGLVDFEEFVRMMSR
- the Cabp2 gene encoding calcium-binding protein 2 isoform X2; amino-acid sequence: MALPEGPADDSLPGGDSIPSTNTPGPSQDLANPTTRRRALLRELEAQVQAAYGQDRELRPEEIEELQVAFQEFDRDRDGYIGYRELGACMRTLGYMPTEMELIEISQQISGGKVDFEDFVELMGPKLLAETADMIGVRELRDAFREFDTNGDGCISVGELRAALKALLGERLSQREVDEILQDIDLNGDGLVDFEEFVRMMSR
- the Cabp2 gene encoding calcium-binding protein 2 isoform X1, translating into MVQGPMGNCAKRPWRRGPKEHWQWPGAPLGSPSPGPSPRAEEQEGTQGYSVLGSLVGPACIFLRPSIAATQLDRELRPEEIEELQVAFQEFDRDRDGYIGYRELGACMRTLGYMPTEMELIEISQQISGGKVDFEDFVELMGPKLLAETADMIGVRELRDAFREFDTNGDGCISVGELRAALKALLGERLSQREVDEILQDIDLNGDGLVDFEEFVRMMSR